One genomic window of [Clostridium] scindens ATCC 35704 includes the following:
- the abc-f gene encoding ribosomal protection-like ABC-F family protein, giving the protein MALIDVVDLSFAYEGSYDNVFEHVSFQIDTDWKLGFVGRNGRGKTTFLNLLLGNYEYQGRISSNMEFAYFPYEAKDKRRMTIEILEEICPGFEQWRIYRELNLLEVAAEVLFRPFETLSHGERTKVMLAVLFAGEDRFLLIDEPTNHLDMEARDKVARYLNSKKGFILVSHDRRFLDACVDHILSINKMDIEVQKGTFSSWYANKEAKDQQEMEQNEKLKKEVRRLSQAARRSGEWSDKVEKSKKGQRVAGLRPDRGHIGHQAAKMMKRSKVLEGRRQQAVEEKSRLLKNIDTAEELRLYPLEYHTDRLAELKNVSISYDGRKVCEGVNFEVRRGERICLRGRNGCGKSSILKMILGEKIPYTGEMQVGTGIKISYVPQDASFLQGSLEDMALEYDLDESLFKAMLRKLDLERSQFDKDIGQYSAGQKKKVLLARSLCQRAHLYIWDEPLNYIDVLSRIQIEQLLMAYKPAMIFVEHDAAFCEKVATKQVRIGNLGGE; this is encoded by the coding sequence ATGGCATTGATAGATGTAGTAGATTTAAGCTTCGCCTATGAGGGCAGTTATGATAACGTATTTGAACATGTGTCGTTTCAGATAGACACGGACTGGAAATTAGGATTTGTTGGGCGTAACGGGCGCGGGAAGACGACATTTTTAAATCTGCTTTTGGGAAACTACGAATATCAGGGAAGAATATCTTCCAATATGGAATTTGCGTATTTTCCATATGAAGCAAAGGATAAAAGGCGTATGACGATCGAGATTTTAGAAGAGATCTGTCCCGGCTTTGAACAATGGCGGATTTACCGGGAACTGAATCTGCTGGAGGTGGCAGCAGAGGTCTTATTCCGCCCTTTTGAAACGCTAAGCCACGGCGAACGGACAAAAGTTATGCTGGCCGTGTTATTTGCAGGCGAGGATCGATTCCTTCTGATCGATGAGCCGACCAACCATCTGGATATGGAAGCAAGGGATAAGGTGGCCCGGTATTTGAACAGCAAGAAAGGATTTATCCTGGTATCCCATGACCGCAGGTTCCTGGATGCCTGCGTGGATCATATCCTTTCCATCAACAAGATGGATATTGAGGTGCAGAAGGGAACTTTTAGTTCCTGGTATGCCAATAAAGAGGCAAAAGACCAGCAGGAGATGGAACAAAATGAAAAATTGAAAAAAGAAGTCCGTCGGTTGAGCCAGGCTGCCAGACGCTCCGGGGAATGGTCTGACAAAGTGGAGAAAAGTAAAAAGGGCCAGCGGGTAGCAGGCCTCAGGCCTGATAGGGGGCATATCGGACATCAGGCCGCGAAGATGATGAAGCGCTCCAAGGTTTTGGAAGGCCGTAGGCAGCAGGCGGTTGAGGAGAAGTCCCGGCTGCTTAAGAATATTGATACCGCGGAAGAACTCAGACTCTATCCCCTGGAATATCATACGGACCGGCTGGCAGAACTTAAGAATGTGTCAATCTCTTACGATGGACGAAAAGTATGCGAAGGCGTGAACTTCGAAGTAAGACGCGGGGAAAGGATCTGTCTGAGAGGAAGAAATGGATGTGGAAAATCCAGCATCCTGAAGATGATTCTGGGAGAAAAGATTCCATACACCGGAGAAATGCAGGTCGGAACAGGAATAAAGATATCTTATGTTCCTCAGGATGCTTCATTCTTGCAGGGAAGCTTGGAAGATATGGCGCTGGAATATGATCTGGATGAAAGCCTGTTTAAGGCAATGCTGAGGAAGCTGGATCTGGAAAGGAGCCAGTTTGATAAGGACATCGGGCAGTACAGCGCCGGACAGAAGAAGAAGGTGCTGCTCGCAAGAAGCCTTTGCCAGAGAGCCCACCTGTACATCTGGGATGAGCCTCTTAACTACATTGACGTTCTCTCCAGAATACAGATCGAGCAGCTGCTGATGGCATATAAGCCTGCTATGATCTTCGTGGAGCACGATGCGGCATTCTGCGAGAAGGTGGCTACGAAGCAAGTGCGGATAGGCAATCTTGGGGGCGAATAA